Proteins co-encoded in one Papaver somniferum cultivar HN1 chromosome 5, ASM357369v1, whole genome shotgun sequence genomic window:
- the LOC113281071 gene encoding alpha-ketoglutarate-dependent dioxygenase alkB-like, with the protein MYGSAQTPDDSERTAFRKAEKKYKLDKSSVITKKPRKNQVKQEEDLSEVVDFKIILETYKETGETPHGISKLQSEFSRPVFCLEDRPGFYFIPGALSVEEQCHWIKESLGNFPQPPNRTNHNAIYGPLHDLFLAAQTQKVLIDAGTVNADANSTFTSNAQELDVKRWKSNEESVQKLSGDSCKVITASSLLRKLRWSTLGLQFDWSKRNYNVSLPHNKIPETLCQLAKRMASPAMPMGEEFRPEAAIVNYFGSGDMLGGHLDDMEADWSKPIVSISLGCKAIFLLGGKSREDLPVAMFLRSGDIVLMAGQARECFHGVPRIFADTENAEITSLALQFSNQDDHCFLEYIRTSRININIRQVY; encoded by the exons ATGTACGGATCGGCGCAAACTCCTGATGATTCAGAGAGAACTGCTTTCAGAAAAGCTGAGAAGAAATACAAACTCGATAAGAGCAGTGTTATTACTAAGAAGCCGAG gaAAAATCAAGtgaaacaagaagaagatttatcAGAAGTTGTTGATTTCAAAATTATACTTGAAACCTACAAAGAGACTGGAGAAACACCTCATGGAATCTCCAAGCTTCAATCTGAGTTCAGTCGTCCTGTTTTTTGCTTGGAAGATCGTCCTG GATTTTACTTTATTCCAGGTGCGCTGAGTGTTGAGGAGCAATGCCACTGGATTAAAGAGAGTTTGGGAAACTTCCCACAACCTCCAAACAGAACTAATCATAATGCAATATATGGTCCGCTTCATGATTTGTTTCTTGCTGCACAAACACAAAAAGTTCTGATTGATGCTGGTACTGTAAATGCTGATGCCAATTCGACGTTCACTTCGAATGCCCAAGAGTTAGATGTTAAGAGATGGAAATCTAACGAGGAAAGTGTTCAGAAATTAAGTGGAGATTCATGCAAAGTTATCACAGCCTCCTCATTGTTACGGAAATTGCGATGGAGTACTTTAGGACTTCAATTTGACTGGTCCAAG CGCAACTACAATGTTTCTCTTCCACATAACAAGATCCCAGAAACTCTTTGCCAGCTTGCCAAAAGAATGGCATCACCTGCCATGCCAATGGGGGAAGAATTTCGACCCGAAGCTGCAATAGTGAATTACTTTGGTTCAG GTGATATGCTTGGTGGCCACCTTGATGACATGGAAGCAGATTGGAGCAAACCTATAGTAAGCATCAG TTTGGGCTGCAAAGCTATATTCTTACTTGGAGGAAAATCTAGAGAGGATCTTCCAGTAGCTATGTTCCTCCGAAGTGGTGACATTGTTCTTATGGCTGGACAGGCAAGGGAATGCTTTCATG GCGTGCCTCGGATCTTTGCAGACACAGAAAATGCAGAAATTACTTCTCTTGCTTTACAGTTTTCGAACCAAGATGATCACTGTTTTCTGGAGTATATCAGAACTTCAAGAATTAACATCAATATTAGACAAGTGTACTAA
- the LOC113281072 gene encoding uncharacterized protein LOC113281072 has product MEQGDQRELQLLPSPSSTCFTSRTTGTSRKSRPMVDTYDGPSSLDLQLSISLRPFRPPPPPLPPSPSRFRHPRTNVPDHHHHHHGHMKLDFSSSIEVLKWQAAEQIRLAAVEKAYAERIKELTRREMEMAQSDFARARQMWERARLEVEKAERMKERAARHIDSTCMEITCQICRQRFRP; this is encoded by the coding sequence ATGGAACAAGGAGATCAAAGGGAACTGCAATTACTTCCTTCACCATCTTCAACATGTTTTACTTCTCGCACCACAGGAACCTCTCGAAAATCTCGTCCAATGGTTGATACCTATGATGGACCTTCGTCACTTGACTTGCAATTATCCATCAGTCTTAGACCATTtagaccaccaccacctccactacCACCATCACCTTCTAGATTTCGCCACCCAAGAACTAACGTACCTGatcatcaccaccatcaccatgGTCATATGAAGCTCGACTTTAGCTCATCCATTGAAGTTTTGAAGTGGCAAGCTGCAGAGCAAATTCGGTTAGCTGCAGTTGAAAAGGCTTATGCAGAGAGAATAAAGGAACTGACGAGGAGAGAGATGGAGATGGCACAGTCGGACTTCGCACGAGCAAGACAAATGTGGGAGAGAGCCCGTCTAGAGGTTGAAAAAGCTGAGAGAATGAAGGAGAGAGCAGCCCGTCATATTGATTCTACATGCATGGAGATCACCTGTCAGATTTGCAGGCAACGATTTCGACCTTAG